ACCTgtttcatttctgcatttcaaaaataacacaatgaTGGCGCTTGTCATTGCACCTTCACGGACACGATTGATCGCGGCTGTTTTATCGTTCGGTACACTATGGGGATGCGCGCTTTCCATCACTCGGTACTCTATTCCAGAGGAGATGGAAGAGGGCTCCTTTGTTGCCAATCTGGCCACAGATTTAGGTCTGGATGTTCGCAGTTTGGTGGAGCGCAGAGCAAAACTCGATGTCATTCACAGCAAGAATTACCTTGACATCAACAAAGAAACAGGGGAGTTGATCATCCGCGAGAAGATCGACCGGGAAAGCATATGCATGACTAAAACCACCTCGTGCTTTCTGAAAATGGATGTCATACTCGAAAACCCCATTCGCATTTTTAACATCGAGTTGGAAATCATGGACATCAACGACAACGCGCCCGTGTTTCGCAGAAGGACAATGCACTTGGACGTGTCGGAGGCAACCCCTCCCGGTGAGAGATTTTCATTGACAAACGCCGTGGATGCGGATGTGGGGGCGAATTCAATCAAGACCTACTATCTCAGCCAGAGCCAATACTTCAACATCGACATACAGACTGGCAGCGATGGCTCCAAATATGTCGATTTAGTGCTGAACGGTAATTTGGATCGAGAGGAGCATGCAGTTCATAATTTGATTTTAACCGCTGTGGATGGAGGGGTGCCTCCCCGCTCCGGCACAGCCAGCATCGTTATCAATGTCTTGGATATCAATGACAACGCCCCCCTGTTCAGTCAGCCGGTGTTTGCAGTCAACGTTTCAGAGAACTCGGCTGCAGGGACAGTGGTCATGACCTTAAACGCAACAGACTTGGATGAAGGCACGAACGCTCAGTTAGTATATTCATACACTCTCTACACCTCAGAGAAGACTCAGGAGCTCTTCTCACTTGATCCAAGCTCGGGTGAGATCAAGGTGAAGGGGGTGATCGACTACGAAGAGAGTCAGAGTTTTGAGATGCACATACAGGCTCAGGACAGAGGGGCCAACCCGTTGTCCGGTCACTGTAAAGTCATGGTGTTCGTCACAGATCTGAATGATAACTACCCAGAGGTGATCATCAAGTCTGTGAAAAGTGCGCTGACTGAGAATGTCTCAGTAGGGACGCTAATAGCAGTGGTCAGTGTCAGTGACAGGGACTCTGGGGTCAACGGGGAGGTGGCGCTCACTCTGAATCAGCAGCGGTCTTTGCCGTTCCGCCTCAACAGATCCTCAGAGGGTTACTTTGAGCTGCTGGTTTCAAAGCCGCTAGACAGAGAGGTAGTAAGCAAATATGACATCACCCTGAGGGTGACAGACAAAGGCTCGCCGCCCTTATCTGAAAACGAAACCATCACTTTAGAGATTCTAGATGTCAATGACAATGCACCCACATTCCCCCAGTCCTTCTACACCATCCATGTGGTGGAGAATAACCTACCAGGGGCATTGTTGACATCTCTTAGTGCGTTTGACCCAGATCTCAATGAAAACCAGTACTTGGTTTATTTCATAATGGAGAAGGAGATTGTTAACACGTCTATGTCAATGCTGTTCTCCATCAACCCTGAGAACGGTGATCTCTATGCCCTGAAGACCTTTGactatgagagagagagggatttcCTTTTCCACATCGAGGCTCGAGACTCTGGTGTTCCCCCGCTGAGCAGCAATGTGACAGTTCACATCATCATTCTGGACCAGAATGACAACACTCCTCTCATAGTGTCACCGTGGAGGGCTCAGGGCTCTGTCGTGGAGGAGGTGATACCGAGGTCCACGGATAAGGGGCACCTGGTGGCCAAAGTGATCGCTATCGATGCAGATTCTGAGCAGAACTCCAGGGTCACGTATCAGCTCCTGCAGATCAGCGATGCAAGCCTCTTCAGCCTGGACCAGTACAACGGTGAGATCCGGACGACGAGGATGTTCAGTTACAGAGACCCAAGACAACAGCGGCTGGTGATTGTTGCCAAAGACAATGGCGAACCTGCTCTCTCTGCTACCGTCACCATCAAGATATCAACAGTGGAACATGTCATGTCCTTTTCAGAGACCACAGAGCTGCCAATAGAGTACGATGTCTTCACAGACCTGAACCTGTACTTAGTAATCGGCTTAGGGGCCgtgtcatttctgctgctgataaCCATCTTGGTTATTATTGTGCTGAAGTGTCAAAAACCAAAGCCAAAGGCCATCAAGATCCCCCCAGCCAACAGAAACAGCGTGATCAGCAGGAACAGCGTGATCAGCCAGAGAAGCTCCACCATCGCAGATTCCACCCTCATCTCCAGCGATGCCTATTGGTACAGTTTGTTCCTCGCAGAGACCAGGAAAGGCAAAGTGGTCGTGAGACAGCCGATAATTCCCAAAGGAGCAGGGTATTTTGTGTCCAGTATACCCAGGAGCATAGGGCCAAGTGAGACCACAGACTCCAGAGCATCCACACTGGAGGTACGTATAAATGGAGTGGCAGCTGGTTCTGGATGTGCtttagtgtttatttttttaagggTAGCTTTTGATGGAGCTGAAAAAGGCCAACACACTTTTGTTTCAGGTGCTTACAGACAACACAGTGTTGATGAGACAGTTAATTGATGTGTCCAGGGACATACCAAGATTGTTTTTCCCTGGAGAGCAAAACTTTTTATTTACCTATCTGTATTTAATGTGGATCAAAGATGCTGTTGATTCTTTTTGCAGGTTCAAAGAACTGCCCGCACTGCTTTATGTATCCCACAGTATCATCATCTTGTAGTTCTCCACATTCATTCTCATTCTCAACAGGTCACTTGAGCAAAATTAGAAGATAATTATCTCGGCATCAAGTGTCA
This region of Chaetodon trifascialis isolate fChaTrf1 chromosome 16, fChaTrf1.hap1, whole genome shotgun sequence genomic DNA includes:
- the LOC139344662 gene encoding protocadherin alpha-C2-like isoform X1 — protein: MMALVIAPSRTRLIAAVLSFGTLWGCALSITRYSIPEEMEEGSFVANLATDLGLDVRSLVERRAKLDVIHSKNYLDINKETGELIIREKIDRESICMTKTTSCFLKMDVILENPIRIFNIELEIMDINDNAPVFRRRTMHLDVSEATPPGERFSLTNAVDADVGANSIKTYYLSQSQYFNIDIQTGSDGSKYVDLVLNGNLDREEHAVHNLILTAVDGGVPPRSGTASIVINVLDINDNAPLFSQPVFAVNVSENSAAGTVVMTLNATDLDEGTNAQLVYSYTLYTSEKTQELFSLDPSSGEIKVKGVIDYEESQSFEMHIQAQDRGANPLSGHCKVMVFVTDLNDNYPEVIIKSVKSALTENVSVGTLIAVVSVSDRDSGVNGEVALTLNQQRSLPFRLNRSSEGYFELLVSKPLDREVVSKYDITLRVTDKGSPPLSENETITLEILDVNDNAPTFPQSFYTIHVVENNLPGALLTSLSAFDPDLNENQYLVYFIMEKEIVNTSMSMLFSINPENGDLYALKTFDYERERDFLFHIEARDSGVPPLSSNVTVHIIILDQNDNTPLIVSPWRAQGSVVEEVIPRSTDKGHLVAKVIAIDADSEQNSRVTYQLLQISDASLFSLDQYNGEIRTTRMFSYRDPRQQRLVIVAKDNGEPALSATVTIKISTVEHVMSFSETTELPIEYDVFTDLNLYLVIGLGAVSFLLLITILVIIVLKCQKPKPKAIKIPPANRNSVISRNSVISQRSSTIADSTLISSDAYWYSLFLAETRKGKVVVRQPIIPKGAGYFVSSIPRSIGPSETTDSRASTLEGPRRELP
- the LOC139344662 gene encoding protocadherin alpha-C2-like isoform X2, which produces MMALVIAPSRTRLIAAVLSFGTLWGCALSITRYSIPEEMEEGSFVANLATDLGLDVRSLVERRAKLDVIHSKNYLDINKETGELIIREKIDRESICMTKTTSCFLKMDVILENPIRIFNIELEIMDINDNAPVFRRRTMHLDVSEATPPGERFSLTNAVDADVGANSIKTYYLSQSQYFNIDIQTGSDGSKYVDLVLNGNLDREEHAVHNLILTAVDGGVPPRSGTASIVINVLDINDNAPLFSQPVFAVNVSENSAAGTVVMTLNATDLDEGTNAQLVYSYTLYTSEKTQELFSLDPSSGEIKVKGVIDYEESQSFEMHIQAQDRGANPLSGHCKVMVFVTDLNDNYPEVIIKSVKSALTENVSVGTLIAVVSVSDRDSGVNGEVALTLNQQRSLPFRLNRSSEGYFELLVSKPLDREVVSKYDITLRVTDKGSPPLSENETITLEILDVNDNAPTFPQSFYTIHVVENNLPGALLTSLSAFDPDLNENQYLVYFIMEKEIVNTSMSMLFSINPENGDLYALKTFDYERERDFLFHIEARDSGVPPLSSNVTVHIIILDQNDNTPLIVSPWRAQGSVVEEVIPRSTDKGHLVAKVIAIDADSEQNSRVTYQLLQISDASLFSLDQYNGEIRTTRMFSYRDPRQQRLVIVAKDNGEPALSATVTIKISTVEHVMSFSETTELPIEYDVFTDLNLYLVIGLGAVSFLLLITILVIIVLKCQKPKPKAIKIPPANRNSVISRNSVISQRSSTIADSTLISSDAYWYSLFLAETRKGKVVVRQPIIPKGAGYFVSSIPRSIGPSETTDSRASTLEYSK